Genomic DNA from Cucumis melo cultivar AY chromosome 10, USDA_Cmelo_AY_1.0, whole genome shotgun sequence:
GGATTTCAaatcattttgttttatttcttttacgtTGGCTTTGTTTTTACTTTATATCAGTTTTGTATATCAATGTTGtgatgtacttatattatatatactaCGGTTTTGATATACTTACAacatgatttttattttttcaaaattttattctgtttattgtagtttattttattgattaaatAAGGAAAAATTGCATCAAATGACAAAAAACTTTAGAAAAAACAGCCCATAACATCtatttttttgcatattgcgaatatgacaaatatgacaattaaTTAATGATATTAGACTGTTATCAGACGGTTATCAGAGGGCTATCGAAGGATTATCAGAGGGttatccgcttttaaatttggtacttttgcaatttagaaaatgtagtgacatgggtcctattataataattttttttgctatttttgcaaacacCACTTGAATAAGTATATGAACGAAATAACTCAGTATATCATTACAAAGTATATCAACAATAGATTATTAAAGTTATAAGTTGTCATGCCCTGCTCCAAATACCACTTTATTTGACCAAGTGGAGGCGTGCTGCTAAACACTAAATGCATAACTCCCGTAAGAGATAAGACgttgaacgcctagtaagcaAAAACAGATGTAAGCACCATTAAACATGGAATTTGAACTTGCATGAAACAAAGAAACTTCATTGATGACCAAATCGTAAGAGTACATTTGATTCTTTTTGTACATGAGGCTTTAAAATGGACTAAGTACAAACTCAAAACAGCTACTCGACTCTTCCCACCTAGCTTCTACATGTTATGCAAGGTAACAGTGGCCACTACCAAGATGATGGGACTACAAGGACACAATAGGTGATCAAGGTTGCAAGTTCAACGTAGGATGTCCTTTGCTacttgtgtgtgtgtgtggggggggggggggttaaaCAAATAGTGCATCTTCCAATGTCGATCACACAGAAAGCAATGAGCATCTTTTactagatcacacaacaagtatgagACATCCTACTCAAGATCACACCACATGAACAAGACATTCTATTCCAgaacacaaaacaaaaaagagcATTTTATcctagatcacacaacaagatAAGGCATCCCATACCAGATCACACTACAATTACGAGACATTCTTATTGTACATGGTTCAAAATATTATTACTTTCAGACTAATCAAATTTCCCAAGATTACAACTTCTTtctcatattcgagaatatcaagatcgtttaaatgtCATTTTAAATGATCAACACGGACGTTTACCTttgtcaacatgatcgtttaaatttgaaggtttttttccattgtttaaAACGAACTACGGGATCGTGTTGTTCATATcatttaccattgtcaacacaatttctttccatggtcgacacaatcgtttaaatttgaaatcctTTTCCAATTGTTTAAAACGAATTATACGATTGTGTTGgtatgatctaaatgattgcTTACATAattaacacgatcatttagtatggttaacacgatcgtttaacatagtCAACATGAACGTTTAGCATAATCAACTGAAAtgttagatttgaagtttgtaacgatcatttacattggactgCACAATTGTTTATCATAATCAACgcgattttttttcatgatttaCACGGTCGTTTGCCACGGTTAACATGaccgtttaaatttgaaaccttTTTCCCCATTGTTAAAAGGAAATACATGATCATGTATTATGACCCAAATGATCGTAGACCATTTGTTTAGATTGTAGCATACAATCATTTAGAATAAGGTTACTAACGCGCGCGTGTGGTCGGTTAATCGCGTGTTGActagggtatttttggtatttttcatccTGGGTCtgtacacttttttttattttcaaaattgttctagaCTATGTAAATGTTttaccggtttgttatattaaaaaaaaaaactctaataTTTATCTAAGATATTCAATCAAATTTAGTtataatttgtaattttttttcattgtgctattttttaaaatactcacTTTTTTGAGGTTGGGCTGATGGCTACTGATGCAAAAGTTATTGTATATATCTCAATTGTGGTGCAGTAACAAAAGTTGTCTCCTCGTTTTGATTAATTTACATATTGCTTAATTTGAATACTAAAATaacaaatgaaaaatttgtTTCATTATCAATTAAATTTTTAGAACATATATTAGTTAAAGTAATAGAAAAGTGAATGTttataaaaaatagcaaatggCAGTCACTAGTATTTGACATAACCTTACAAAAGGTTCAATTTCTCATCTCAATTATTGTAGTGTACAAAAATAGCAAGTAATGACGATagtcaaaataattaaaaaaatatctctaagttttaatgaaaataaaaggCACAAGGAGATCAAGTCAAACTTAAGggcttaaaaaaaaaaaaaaattgtgagaaAGAGAAAGTATCGATCAAATCAAATCATTGCATGTTACTTATTTAATAAAGAAACCATTAATATTTGAGATTCATCaactttttataaaatatagccatgattttattttattagcaATAGAACTCACAATAGTAAGTTATAAAAGTTACACCCAAATCAAATCAAGCTTGACAGTGCActccaaaagaaaaatacaacTCCAAAACATATGTATGAAATCACACCCACACTCCAAGACATGAGGGAGAGAAATATAGATATGAAAGATCCAATCACAACATTAAAAAGACAACATTTATTTAAGGTGAGCTTCGATGTCCTTGGTGATGGTATGCATGAGATCAAGGTATTTATATGGGTAAGGAGAATCATCCTTAAGTTTTTCAAATTGCAAAGTCAAAACTGCCAAGCTATGCTCCGGACCTTTTGGTACAACTTTATATGTTCCCTGAAAAGATTTGTAATGCTCGAACACATCTCCTTCCAATCCAATCAAAGTTACTGCAAAATTCTCGTCATCAAATTCCACCTGTTCCTTGAATACTTCAGCTTTCCCATCTTAACAAATTACGTAAAAAAACAAGCAGATTGATGCATTAGAAAGAAGTCATCCATCGTGGAAATatacaaatgaaaagaaaaaaaaaaagtaagtaCAGTAAGATTGAGGTCGAGGTCATAGTCATGTTGATCGTTTATATACCTAGGGTGTAATTCCAAACTTTGATGGAGCCATGGCCATGGGTGTCCCAATCACCTTCATGAACTTCAACATTTTGGAAGATGGTTGGGGAAATATTGGGAATATGGGCAACTTTATCTTTGAAGATTTCGTAATATTTCTCGGCAGGTGCATTTATTTCTAATTCACTCACAAACTTTCCAACAAGAGACATGGTTTCTATTTAGGGATTCTTCTATTGAAAATGCCCAAACGCAACGATCCCTATGCTTCATGTCCCTTTTTATACACACACCCATCCCTTCATGGAAGGTTGAGAGagatatattaaaatatagaattaaaattaaatttggagaaaaataaaaataattttttttaaaaatataacaaaccaacaaaatacttacactgtataaaagaattttaaaaatggaaaaagcccacatGTCCACAATGAGAAGTAAAAAGATGGTTCAATCAACATGCGATTAATCGGTCACACACATGCATATGATTCTTCTTTTAAACGTGATCGTGTATGTAGTATCAAATCTTAATGATCgcgtattttttttaatgatggaaaagattctttaaatctaaatgatcatgttgaccatACTAAACTATCATTTTTATTATGGTAAGCAAtgatttagatcatatccacacaaccatgtagttctttttaaacgatggaaaaagaacatcaaatttaaacgatcatgttgatcatgctaaatgattgtgttgactatgataaacgcgatcgtttagatcatatccacatgatcgtatagttttttttaaaccaTGAGAAAAgagttccaaatctaaatgatcacgttgaccatgctaaacgattaTATTGGTTATGGTAAGTGGTCgattagatcatatccacacaatcgtgtatttctttttaaacgatgagaaaaagacttcaaatctaagcgatcgtgttgacaatgcttaacgatcgtgttgatcagGAACTCGATGAAAGAAAgagaatataaaaaaaagaaagaaaaaaaaagataaataaaaatacaagAAAGAAAATCTTAAAGAGGAATCGaagaaatttgaaagaaaagatgtataaatcacaaaaaagaagaagaaataaaagtGACGAATCACctgataaatattaattaaaggcaaaaaaattaaacactaaCATTATTGTAATAAAGTCTTCTTgcaattaaatatttaaaaactgCTCAGACTTTTCATGTAAATAGAAAACTATAAACCAAGAATTAGAAAGcattaattaaatgaaatgaaTCAATTTATGCATAATGATTTAGtttctataatttaaaataatctcCATAATTTGCATATGCCATCGGCTGATAGCTACGGTGGTATTCTTTCTCTCCCATCTAACCACTGTGACCTATGGTTTAGATTCGGTTAGATACTCCCTttgttttttctaaattaagtttatagaTATCATTTCTCCTTCCAACGTTTCTTcctttataatatatattttatcaaaCAGTCTAAAAAGTCAACAATCCCCTATTAATTAGAAATTGTATCGGATGacaaaaaatattagaaaaaaataactCATAGCATCTCTTTTttacatattgcaaatatgacaaatatgagaAGCAATTAGATATATAAGAGGACTATGAAATggtacttttaaattttttatttttgtaatttagaaaatgtagtgacatttgctctattttcataaatatttttgctatttttacaaacGCTCTAATTTTAAATATGTGATGTTTAGGATGTTTGTCACATCTAATATCATTGCAGCTTAGCGAGACATTTTAACAATGAAGACCAACATGCTaagattaaattataaaaatgtccctcaattttgaaatttgtgaaaaaataCTACTAAACATTcaaaataagttttaaaaataccattaaacttttaaaaaggaGTCAAAAATTCCCTTACCGTTAGTTTTGGATGAAGACCATTAAAGTTTtgttccaaaaatatttatgaactattgaaaagtttcataaataccattaaacttaatttttttttaaagtacaCTCATTGATCCAAAATTTATACCAAGTTTTCCACCaagcaaaattttattttaaaacatacaaaaattccacaaaatctcacaaaattctaacataaatttttttccataaaacatactaaaacaataacaagtaaaataaaaaatatatatttgaccATTATCacagtaattttttttaaatacgtACCTGCTTGTTGGTTTATGTGCTTATGCAAGTGATAATAAATATGTCATGTTAAAGCTATAATTTGAGCATCTATCAGGCAACAAAAATAGGCTTATGCGATAATAGATGCATTCCTATTAACTTCTAATGGCATGCGTGtaatacaagttttcctctcgaTCGTCCAAGCATAAGCAAAGAGGGTTTCCTTGGTAGGCTAGGGTCGAACACAGGGAAATGCTATCAAAAATCTTAGTTATAAAGATTACTTCTCATCTAGGCGGTATACAAACTCTATATAGTATAAAGCAAATTTATGACTAAATGCCAAATTtaatatctacactagagattctGTAAAGGTAACAAGAAGTGGGGCAAGAGTTGAAAGTGAACTAACTTGTGTTAAGAAAGTGTGAAGGAAGTTCATCGCGCTGTAAGCGATTAAACTACGCGGTAGGCCTTGATGTTGTAAGGAGCAGTTAACTATCTTTTAATTAAGGTGAGCACCTCTCAATGCTTTAAATGCCACACTCGTTCGCCTCTTAGGATGCAAATGATAAGGCTTAATTAATTGTCAGCTATCTAGAAGTTGTTGTTACTTATAAGACTGATATTacctctcttttaagggtggcAGCCTCTTGGCGACAAGTCACCATAATTGTTATCTTTTTAGAATACGAATGATAAAGTTTAATCACTAATGTCATGCCCCCATCCCCCAAAATGTCACTCATCGCGACCAGATGAGGATGTGCCGCCTAGACATTCATCGCGTATCTTTCTGCGAGATGACGCACTGAACACCTAGTAAGCAGAATAACTTCTTCCCTTGTCTCTTTTCGTAAAGCTTCTCCATTGAGCCTTACAAACCCTCCAACTTTCTACTGCAAAAAATATTTCTTCAACTTAGCTTCGTTGCTTAACTCCTATTACTCAATTCAACATCTTGTAGGCGATAAGCAGAAGGATAAACACAACGGAAAATAAGTTACAACTTTTGACTTTATTCCATTGCCTAGTACTTTTACATAGTACAACTTAGCTTTAACTCCTAGGCGACAAACTCAAAGAGATAACTACAAAACAACGAAATAACTGAACTTCTCTTTATGAACTTAGCATTTGCAAAGTTCAAACGTTACAAATTACAACCCTTAAAATTTACTTTGCATAAAGTAAAACCAAGCTTGATCTTCCCACCGTCATTCTTCTTCCTACCAAGGCGCTTCTCTTTGCACCAAGGTATTTAAGAGTATAAGACTCCGGCCACTGccatttttcctttttgtcaTCTATAATCCAATTCAAGGACATCCTTCAGGGTCTCCTTTCCTTTCTTCGCCATTAAACGTTGCTCTTTGTGGCAGGAACCTTAGGTGTAAAGGTGCAATTTTGTCCTTTGCCTCGGTCGCCCAACACCTCTCCTAGCAAAACACATTTAGGGCTATCCATTCCCCGACTTAACTCCTTGGCTCTCTGGCTCCTTGGGTTAGACTTCACCAACCTAGGTAGTGCACTGAAATGTATGATGAGATGCCATGGCTAGTACGCCATGTAAGACCACAAAGTAAATCTCCATTCCCTCCTTAACTAGTTTACAACGCATGAGAACCATTATTCGCTTGACTTCAATCTCTGAAAacctagagaggtgaaaacttaaaacataagatCTCATCGTGAAACTTGGTGAACATAGTGAGAAGCTACTCCTGTTCGTGTAGATTCCTTGCCAATGTTGGCCTTTTCATGACAATACCCTTTAATATGTTTAGCTTGCCCACACTTAAAACAAATTTTGCCATAATGGTAAATTGCTAAATGTTGCTTACCACACTCAAAGCACTTAGGGTTTTGATCGATTCTCCAATGCAATCCTTGAATAAAACAAGACTTAACTTGCTTACTAAATCCTTAATCACTTCTCTTGTCTATGCTCATTTCCGTGTTTGATCTCTTTTCCTTAGAACTCTTCTTTTCCTCAGCCAACGCACTCTAAACACACATGTATGCGTCCACTAACTTAGAGAAGTCCAACCAATCTGTGCTTGCTGTCAATGGCACTCGGTTTTTCGTCTTCAAACCTTCCTCAAAGCGCTTACACTTCCCATCTTCATCCAATATAAAGGATATCGCATACTTCCTGAGTTTGGTGAATTTTCTCTTTTACATCGCGATAGTCATATTGCCTTGTTTTAAACTCAAGAATTACTTCCTTTTCCAATCGATAAATGAAGGACGGTAGAACTTTTCTCTGAATCGTTTCTAAAATCCTTGTCATGTGACAAAGTCTACACCTTCTGCTCTTGTTGCATACAGAATCCATCAATCCTCGACACCTTGTTGCAATAAGAACGTCACCAactttacttttctttcttcaaagCATTCCATTACTCCAAAACATTTCTCAACCCAACTTAACCACTTTTTGGTATTTACTGGATTTATAGTTCCTTCAAAATTTGTAGGTCCTAGCGCCTTCAACCTTTCAATACTGAACTACTTTCCTAACTTGCTTAACATCTGCACAACTTTCTCATGTAGCACTTCCTTTCTCCTGATTAGGGCCTTATagccaaggtggagtttgtctccaaactccctCTTGCACGTGTTAGTtatgtccttgctacttactctccCGAGTAGTTGGCGACAAAAGCTGACCAAACTATGAGATTAAGCTCAACTAACACAATAAACCTTACAAGTTATACTTCTTAtgaagaacttatcacaagctTAAATTACTTATAACACTTTAACAAATGAATACTAAATACATGGTGGATTGAAAAGGGATAAACTtgtaatgtattaaagaatgtaggccttagGTCAGTTTACAATATAAACATTatacattacaatgaaatacaaaaatggaaagtaaagagaTGAAAGATGTTACAAGTTAAGGGGAAGAAAATCGTGGATCTTTCTCTAGTTGTCTCTTTATGCTCTCACTTACAAGATTGACCGGAGAAAATGATGAACTTCTACAAAAAGTTGTCGGCTCCAATGGAGCTCTCTAGGTTTTGGTCCATATAGACCGGATAGGTTACTTGGTGTAGAAGGAGACTTTATATAGACTACTTTAATTTCTGTAATAAACTTCTATTTTTCTGATCATGTCAATGTCGATTGTAGTCTTTGTTAAGTCACGTTAACTATGATTAGCATTCTTGTCTGCCAGTGAATCCATATCGGACGCTTATGTGGTTCCTCGCCTAGAGATGTTTAGTTTCCAACAAGCATCTTATCGTGTAGCATGCGCTCCTCTGCGATTCAtggtctttcttcttttctttataatcTTAGTATAAAACATTGAAAACTAGGTAAAACTGACTTGGAGACTTATACAAgttatattattttatgtttatgaaTATGCGATAGACTTATGTAAGttatattcttttatgtttatGAATATGCGATAGAAGCTTCacgcactacaagaaattgagtTCTTAGTGGCGCACTAAAAACATTactaaaacaaacaaaatgtcGCTAAAAGTATTAGTGATGCAATATCATTTGTCGCTAGGACTGTCGCTGTATCTGCGTAGCTAAAAGTTTAAGGGCCACAACAAATGTGCACTGCAAAAGATGtacttttataaatatttgcaCATTACACGTTACTAATGCTTACTTTTAGTAACATATGttttttcactatttattttttataatgaCGTAGTGCACTCGTCACTAAAGATGGTGTTTTAGTGACAAATAATATTGTCGGTGAAGGTTAATTTGTGGCCATTTCAAAGATCTTTTGTGTATTGAAGTACATATTTAGCGCCACTAAAAATTACTACTGTAGTTTAGAAAAACAATGCTTTTTGACGTTATTGAAAGTGCCGATACAAgtattttgttaaataaaaaaattatattcaatttactatataaatatgttataaaatgtcaaatataataatCTTAAGAACTATCCCTAGGAAACATGTAATAACATCAACTTTATTGCTTGAATTCGGACTATATTTCATTCTTCATAATGTGTCATTGATTTAAGATCATTGCATGGAAAACGTTCCTTATGAATCTCTTCATTATGTACAAACATGATAATTGCATATAAAATGCTCACAATGTCTCTATTCATCACATACTTCTAAGTCTTTGtcatgtacaagttttcctattgcttgcccaAATGTAAGCGAAACAATAGATTTATTAGGATGATCCAGAGCCAAACACAgaaaattgatatcaaagcttagtttTAGTGTTCAATAGGCATTTAGGCAAcataaaagaataaactataCAATGTAATAAGagtaagtttaaactatatttacttatctacactagagaatctaTAACGAAAAATTAAGATGGATGCAAGATGAAGTTGAgaactaacttgcataaaaGGAGGTAAAGGAAAATCCATGCATTACCAGGCAATTAAGCAATCAAAGATCATTGATGCGATATAACTTAGTTAACGTACTTGCGGTTAAGGCGAGATCCTCTCAAAGTCTTGAAACGCCACACATGGTCACCTTTCGAGATCTAAATGACCAAGCTGCATTAAGCAAGCTATATCTAGAACGCTTCACTTACAAGACTTAATAGAGCTTCACGTTAGGGTGACAACCTCTCTGTGCctaatacccacacttgttctcctttcgggatATAAATGATGAAAGTTATCTCATCAAGgtggagtttggagacaaactccttCTTGTGCGCGTTAGCCATATTCTTACTACTTGTCTGTTGGTTAGTTGGCGATATATACTGGCCAAGTGATGGAAATAGCTCAACTAACTCGACAAGAAATATAAGCTAATCTTTATCAAGAACTTGTCATAAgacttaaactacaaataataCAAGGATGAATGAATAGTTAAGAGATGAATGGATTAAATATACattgtattaaagaatatagaccTTTGGCCACtgtaaaatataaacaaatacaatgcaaagaaataaaagaaatggaaaaaataGACTGActagagaagatgaagaaaaacttCGCAGACAGTGGAAATactatttctttccatcattcTCTAGAGTTTAGCCCATTCAGATTAGACCAAATGCTTTTCTTGATTGTGATGGAATCCTTTATATAAGCATGTTCAGGCGAGAAATCTTATCTTTTGTGAATGTCAGCGTCGAAAGATGCTCCTATgttaagtcacatcaactcaCCTACCACTTTTGTCTCCTAGCTAACCTCTTCTCGTCTATTGATATGGCATTTTCGCCTAGTCTTCACGTGTGTTCTTCTGCGGTTCACTAGCTTCTTCCTTTGTTCTTAATCCTACGTTTTGACACTAAAAACAAGGTAAAACAGACATGAAAGCTTATGTAAaatttatttccaaatatttatgaatttatagCATAAGCTATACTttttgacacatttcttatGCATTTTGGTCACATAATTCTATTTAGATAgatataataacttgtatttctacaagttatcatttATCACAAGAAATATATGTCAAGAAACATTGATAATTTCATAAAGAGTTCGAGTAATGTCAACATAAGTTATAACTATGAAGTTACATCAAGTAATAAATGGACGTACAAAGTTAGTTCTAAAgttataaaaatgaaattacaTCAAGAAGTGACATTTGTGCACACATTTGTGCGAAAGTAGGGTGCATAACAAAAATTCCTACAAGTCTTGGATGCATAAAATGATCTTTCATAACAAAACTCCTTTCACATTTCAAGAGCTAATAGAGTGTCCATCGAGTGTGGAATAAATCTCAAATCAAGAATATTTGATGACCTTCCAAATTCCACTCCATCACATGTTTTGTAAAGGTAATCAGCTGTCGCAGTAGAATCACATTCCACCACACAGCATAATAATACCTGTACAGATATTTTAATACCGATGGCGAAACACAAATCTAAAACTAAAACAAGAAATTAGGCAGAGTTTGCAGCTTAATTGCTGCTGTAAATTAAATTTGATATCTGAAAATGAGCAAAATTGTGTCTTCACATGGAGAAAGTATTCCCACATCCACTTAAGGAATATACTTCACGCTCTACGTCTTCAAAAAATGTAGATTCTAACAACTTTAATAGTAACCAAAAGTTCAAATGAGCCTGCAAGAGAATTTCAACGTGAATATAAACAACAGCACCAAAGTAAAATACCTTAGCGGACTCATTTCAAGTAGATTCCAAGTAACCACAAGAACTGTGTGAACTCCATTGTATTTAAAAACTCAAATTCACTTAACAAATGCATAGACATAAACAAAAAGACGATATAACAATTAAATGCAAACAACTCAActtagtaaaaataaataaacttaacATGGATGAGATACAGTGATACTTTCACTTTCtaacaaaacctaaaaaaaatacCAACAAAGTTTCCAAAAAGTGTTTTAGTCAATCTTTAATGGCCAAAAGAAATTTATGAAACAACCACAATATTTGTAAAGGAATAAAACTAACAATAAACATGTAGATCATAACAACTAAATTCTAGAATTAATAGTCCTACACATCATCAAAGTTTTAAATCtcaattcattttcattttgtttttttcaaggCTTCGTCCCATAGCCATGAAATATTCCTTGGCCTTGATTTcctaattcaaacaaacaaaaatcaattgATTTCCTagttcaaacaaacaaaaatgagGCTCGGCAAACATATTGTAAACTACCACTTCGTCACATAGCCAACCATGGAGAAAAAATGTAGATTCACATTAGGAAATGATTGTAAACCaaaattttttcttctttagcataaaaaaaaaagctttctTCTTAGCATACCAAAAATGATTTGTGAGTTGCCTattgaaaaattgaagaaaatgaaaagtagAAACCAAGAATGTCGTTGTTTATGACATtctaaaaccgtcaagaaagctgTTGtcttcatgacattttaaaaccatcaaacatttttctatttttttaattgtaatttatttacattttcgttcctgtattatgctcccattggtccTATATAGTGGTCTAACAATTGTtccattttaaatatatataaatgtcaatattcatcaaatgacaactcaacatcatctattcatatcatttccaaaactttgcatcatattcatatcatttacaaaaccaatataaacaattccatcagatttccaagaattcaactcaacatcatctgattaactaacttagcccaaaagtatatcatctTCATACATAAAGTTTCATAACGGAAACCCCCTACATATGATCAATTCACAGAAACCCTAAACCACAATCAACCCCCCCCATATgaacaattaaaaaaatcagccacaaaaaATGTTTCCCGCTTCAGAATTACAAATAAGTCGTagatcatatgtacgaacccaaaaaatCAACCAACTCAACTCacacctcatctaactcggccTGTGAGTATGGTTTTCGTGGATCAATCtgtaaacatgcaaaataaatgaattagtattcatgaaaattattatacccacaaattaaaagaaatagtttgatatataacataccgaatcTGAAATGACAAAgcttcccctatttacaatttctctcataaacttcatgacatagtatcGACACTCGATGCTCTCGACTTGTAGCAGACACTATAAAAATAACGAATTTGAATAACAGACTAATTAAAATACCAATACTTGACATATATGAGATGGAGAATGAAATTGTAGAACATCTAAGAAGTGTGTTTTATCTACTTCAAAAGGAAAATTAGTATGATATTAATTACAGGTATTGTGGGTAATTAACTAGTGGTGTCTTGATTATAAATAAGAGAAGTTGAGCACATTAGGAGAGTGAGGATCATTTTGGTGGGAATTTCAATTGTAATTTCTTCGATGTTTTTGCAATATAGTTATTATTTAATGTTTACTTGTATTTTTGGCATTTGGATGCC
This window encodes:
- the LOC103491908 gene encoding MLP-like protein 328, with the protein product MSLVGKFVSELEINAPAEKYYEIFKDKVAHIPNISPTIFQNVEVHEGDWDTHGHGSIKVWNYTLDGKAEVFKEQVEFDDENFAVTLIGLEGDVFEHYKSFQGTYKVVPKGPEHSLAVLTLQFEKLKDDSPYPYKYLDLMHTITKDIEAHLK